In Zea mays cultivar B73 chromosome 7, Zm-B73-REFERENCE-NAM-5.0, whole genome shotgun sequence, the following proteins share a genomic window:
- the LOC100285481 gene encoding B12D protein, giving the protein MDQVYPLFVPMAVALGICSYQLVRNITGNPEVRVTKEKRAAGVLDNHDEGERYAMHGLRKFVRGKKPEIMASINSFFADPPKDD; this is encoded by the coding sequence ATGGATCAGGTGTACCCGCTGTTCGTGCCGATGGCCGTGGCCTTGGGCATCTGCTCGTACCAGCTTGTGCGCAACATCACGGGCAACCCCGAGGTGCGGGTGACCAAGGAGAAGAGGGCGGCCGGCGTCCTGGACAACCACGACGAGGGCGAGAGGTACGCTATGCACGGCCTCAGGAAGTTCGTCCGCGGGAAGAAGCCCGAGATCATGGCCTCCATCAACTCCTTCTTCGCCGACCCTCCCAAGGACGATTAA
- the LOC100285481 gene encoding B12D protein isoform X1, with the protein MASSAYASWSKRWIRPEVYPLFVPMAVALGICSYQLVRNITGNPEVRVTKEKRAAGVLDNHDEGERYAMHGLRKFVRGKKPEIMASINSFFADPPKDD; encoded by the exons atggctTCCTCCGCATACGCCTCATGGTCCAAGCGGTGGATCCGTCCCGAG GTGTACCCGCTGTTCGTGCCGATGGCCGTGGCCTTGGGCATCTGCTCGTACCAGCTTGTGCGCAACATCACGGGCAACCCCGAGGTGCGGGTGACCAAGGAGAAGAGGGCGGCCGGCGTCCTGGACAACCACGACGAGGGCGAGAGGTACGCTATGCACGGCCTCAGGAAGTTCGTCCGCGGGAAGAAGCCCGAGATCATGGCCTCCATCAACTCCTTCTTCGCCGACCCTCCCAAGGACGATTAA